Proteins co-encoded in one Oreochromis aureus strain Israel breed Guangdong linkage group 3, ZZ_aureus, whole genome shotgun sequence genomic window:
- the stim2b gene encoding stromal interaction molecule 2 isoform X3 has protein sequence MEDTVRWLKESVELPQYEKNFRDFRVTGNTLPRIAANEPSFMSMQLKILDQRHKQKLNLKALDAVLFGPPLRPQHNWMKDFVLMVSIVIGVGGCWFAYVQNKSSKVHISQMMKDLESLQHAEQSLLDLQSRLEKAQEENRTVAVEKQNLELKMRDEIDGAKKEAHRLRELREGAECELSRLKYAEEELVQVRKALKRAEKEMQSERSVPEALQKWLQLTHEVEVQYYNIKKQSAENQLCVAKEEAEKIKKKRGSVFGTLHVAHSSSLDEVDHKILEAKKALSEVTACLRERLHRWQQIEKLCGFPVVNNSGLPSLTASLYSDHSWVVMPRVSVPPYPIAGGVDDLDEDTPPIIPQFTGTTLIRPALTRNSSMCRSRRSLLSSPQSSLMSADPDLLSMASSSLSYRPEADDDIIMFNSERRGEASQEGSSDTDSLSSVGRKSLHNPCSAASDIPYRKISREELLLFTQTAERPASTTSTTHTSSSSSSLRDSTPPPLPPTPATTPSGPPSTSPSPALEHHQFAQRGSPDLTRIVPESQSGPQGNVTSPTGKGMYNGILEKSYSFGQLPASMLPNVGRHPSLTSLDPEDRSLGRDYKLQSTSSQDSCDNGEKIRRTSSKIKNIFKKKK, from the exons AATAGCGGCAAATGAACCGTCGTTTATGTCGATGCAGCTGAAGATATTAGACCAGCGGcataaacaaaaactaaacctAAAGGCGCTCGATGCAGTGCTGTTCGGCCCCCCGCTAC GTCCGCAACATAACTGGATGAAAGACTTCGTCCTGATGGTGTCCATTGTGATCGGTGTCGGGGGCTGCTGGTTTGCTTACGTGCAGAACAAGTCCAGCAAGGTGCACATCTCACAGATGATGAAGGATCTGGAGAGCTTGCAACATGCTGAGCAAAGCTTGTTAGACCTGCAGAGTCG GCTCGAAAAGGCTCAAGAAGAGAACCGGACAGTTGCTGTGGAGAAGCAGAACCTCGAGCTGAAGATGAGGGATGAGATTGACGGGGCCAAAAAGGAGGCTCACAGGCTCCGAGAGCTGCGAGAGGGCGCCGAATGTGAGCTGAGCCGGCTCAAATATGCCGAGGAGGAGCTTGTACAG GTACGGAAAGCTCTGAAGCGAGCGGAGAAGGAGATGCAGTCGGAGCGCTCGGTGCCCGAAGCTCTTCAGAAGTGGCTCCAGCTCACGCACGAAGTGGAAGTTCAGTACTACAACATCAAGAAGCAGAGCGCCGAAAATCAGCTGTGCGTCGCCAAAGAAGAG gcagagaaaataaaaaagaagagaggTTCTGTGTTTGGGACTCTTCACGTAGCCCACAGCTCGTCACTGGATGAGGTGGACCACAAGATACTAGAAGCAAA AAAAGCCCTGTCGGAGGTAACGGCGTGCCTGAGGGAGCGGCTCCACCGCTGGCAGCAGATCGAGAAGCTCTGCGGCTTCCCTGTTGTCAATAATTCGGGTCTGCCGAGCCTGACCGCCAGCCTCTACTCAGACCACAGCTGGGTGGTGATGCCGCGAGTCTCGGTTCCCCCCTACCCCATCGCGGGAGGAGTGGACGACCTGGACGAGGACACGCCTCCCATCATTCCACAGTTCACAG GGACTACGTTGATTCGGCCCGCACTGACACGCAACAGCAGCATGTGCCGTTCCCGCCGGAGCCTGCTGAGCTCCCCGCAGTCCTCGCTGATGTCTGCAGACCCAGACCTGCTGTCCATGGCGAGCTCGTCCCTCTCCTATCGCCCCGAGGCAGACGACGACATTATCATGTTTAACTCTGAGCGAAGGGG GGAGGCATCTCAGGAGGGCAGCTCCGACACAGACTCTCTGAGCTCAGTGGGCCGCAAGTCGCTGCACAACCCCTGCTCAGCGGCCTCGGACATCCCCTACCGCAAGATCTCCCGCGAGGAGCTGCTGCTGTTCACCCAGACCGCAGAGCGCCCTGCatccaccacctccaccacccacaccagcagcagcagcagcagtctcaGGGACTCCACgcctcctcctctgcctcccACTCCGGCCACCACACCTTCAGGCCCGCCCTCCACCTCGCCTTCCCCGGCCTTGGAGCACCATCAGTTTGCACAAAGAGGCTCGCCCGACCTCACCCGCATCGTACCCGAGTCCCAGAGCGGACCACAGGGGAACGTGACCTCTCCGACGGGCAAGGGCATGTACAACGGCATCCTGGAGAAGTCCTACAGCTTCGGCCAGCTGCCGGCAAGCATGCTACCTAATGTGGGGCGCCACCCGTCTCTTACCTCCCTGGACCCGGAGGACCGGAGTCTGGGAAGGGATTACAAGCTCCAGAGCACGTCCTCCCAGGACTCCTGCGACAACGGAGAGAAAATCAGGCGCACGTCCTCTAAaatcaaaaacatatttaaaaagaaaaaataa